Proteins encoded together in one Caldicellulosiruptor saccharolyticus DSM 8903 window:
- the flgL gene encoding flagellar hook-associated protein FlgL — protein MRITNNMMVNNFLINLNKNLNRLDDIQYKMATGKKIRYPSDDPVVTARSLRLRTDVSEIEQLQKNVDDAMSWVDTTESALADINESLQRVRELAVRGANGTNTKEDMAQIAKEVAQIKQHIIQIGNTNYAGRYIFSGFKTDTAPLNSDGSFSDTGNFASNGGYPVDLSTGKNIIQFELMKANYININKTANQIFYIQGEADENKGNLFKVLDNLINALESGDVTTVNSLLSDIDRHIDNVVAQRGDVGALQNRLELIKNRLSDENVNFTTLLSNNEDVDMAEIIMQLKTAENVYRAALRTGAQILPPTLLDFLRF, from the coding sequence TTGAGAATTACGAACAATATGATGGTCAATAACTTTTTGATAAATCTGAATAAAAACCTGAATAGGTTGGATGATATTCAATATAAAATGGCAACAGGCAAGAAAATTCGATACCCATCAGATGACCCTGTAGTTACTGCAAGGTCATTGAGACTGCGAACTGATGTATCAGAAATAGAACAGCTTCAAAAAAATGTAGATGATGCTATGTCCTGGGTTGATACAACAGAAAGTGCACTTGCTGATATTAATGAAAGCCTTCAGAGAGTCAGAGAGCTTGCTGTGCGTGGTGCAAACGGAACAAACACAAAAGAAGACATGGCTCAGATTGCAAAAGAAGTTGCTCAAATAAAACAGCATATAATTCAGATTGGAAATACAAACTATGCAGGAAGATATATTTTCTCTGGGTTTAAAACAGACACAGCACCACTTAATTCAGATGGTTCTTTTTCAGATACAGGCAATTTTGCCTCAAATGGCGGGTATCCTGTTGATTTGTCAACTGGAAAAAATATTATTCAATTTGAACTTATGAAAGCAAACTATATTAATATAAATAAAACAGCCAACCAAATTTTTTACATCCAGGGTGAAGCGGATGAAAATAAAGGCAATTTATTCAAAGTTTTAGATAATCTTATAAATGCACTTGAAAGCGGGGATGTTACTACAGTAAATTCTCTTTTGAGCGACATAGACAGACACATTGACAATGTTGTTGCACAGCGTGGAGATGTCGGTGCCCTTCAGAACAGACTTGAGCTTATCAAAAACAGACTCAGTGACGAAAATGTAAACTTTACTACTTTGCTATCAAACAACGAGGATGTTGACATGGCAGAGATTATTATGCAGCTGAAAACCGCAGAAAATGTGTACAGAGCAGCACTTCGGACAGGGGCACAGATTTTACCACCAACACTTTTGGATTTTTTGAGGTTTTAA
- the mntA gene encoding type VII toxin-antitoxin system MntA family adenylyltransferase antitoxin, translated as MVKDEIIKVLREYFEKDDKVIFAYLFGSYARGNANKSSDIDIAAYIKKGNDATEDLLYQLDTKKNLEKILDKEVDFVILNDADPLLKHEVFSDGILIIDKDHDLYVDVRVKNFYEYMDKKKYLEICALYQREYFMDGKKRDCNSKG; from the coding sequence ATGGTGAAAGATGAGATTATAAAAGTTTTAAGAGAATATTTTGAGAAAGATGATAAGGTTATATTTGCATATCTTTTCGGTTCATACGCAAGAGGAAATGCTAACAAATCAAGTGATATTGATATTGCTGCATACATCAAAAAAGGCAATGATGCAACTGAAGATCTGTTATATCAACTTGATACAAAGAAAAATCTTGAGAAGATTTTAGATAAAGAAGTAGATTTTGTTATTTTGAATGATGCTGATCCTCTTTTGAAACATGAGGTTTTTAGTGATGGTATATTGATAATTGACAAAGATCATGATTTATATGTTGATGTTAGAGTAAAAAACTTTTATGAATATATGGACAAAAAAAAGTATCTTGAAATTTGTGCACTTTATCAAAGGGAGTATTTTATGGATGGTAAAAAGAGAGATTGTAACTCAAAAGGTTGA
- the mntA gene encoding type VII toxin-antitoxin system MntA family adenylyltransferase antitoxin: MMEKDKIVKILKEYFEKEDAVVFAYLFGSYAKGKLHEKSDIDVAVYLNESIAKDSKKVLEFQIKHMSNISDILRREVDLVVLNQASPLLRHEVISEGILLLEKDHDKLVNFKKMSFYYYQDWLHIMKIKMMYIKERIAVNGKKRIGQ, from the coding sequence ATGATGGAAAAAGATAAGATTGTAAAAATTTTAAAGGAGTATTTTGAGAAAGAGGATGCTGTTGTATTTGCATATTTGTTTGGTTCATATGCAAAAGGGAAATTGCACGAAAAAAGTGATATAGACGTTGCAGTATATCTTAATGAAAGTATAGCAAAGGATTCAAAAAAAGTATTAGAATTTCAAATCAAACATATGTCAAATATTTCTGATATATTAAGAAGAGAAGTGGATTTAGTAGTTTTAAATCAAGCTTCACCTCTGTTGAGGCATGAAGTAATTTCTGAAGGCATTTTACTGCTCGAAAAAGACCATGATAAGTTAGTAAATTTCAAAAAAATGAGTTTTTATTATTATCAAGATTGGCTGCATATTATGAAAATCAAGATGATGTATATAAAAGAGAGGATAGCAGTAAATGGTAAAAAAAGAATTGGTCAGTGA
- the hepT gene encoding type VII toxin-antitoxin system HepT family RNase toxin — protein sequence MVSEKIDRIWFSLNRLKRFQNINLEEFKKDQDIQDIVIHNLFLIIQNLIDIGNHIIADEGFETPGYYGEIPEILSKEKIISENLASVFKKMISFRNIIVHEYSKVDLAKVYDILIYGIDDINKILDEIIKYAKL from the coding sequence TTGGTCAGTGAAAAAATAGATAGGATATGGTTTAGTTTAAACAGATTAAAAAGGTTTCAAAATATTAACTTGGAAGAATTTAAAAAAGATCAAGATATTCAGGACATAGTGATCCATAATCTTTTCTTGATAATTCAAAATTTGATAGATATAGGAAATCACATAATAGCAGATGAAGGTTTTGAAACTCCAGGTTATTATGGAGAGATTCCTGAGATATTATCAAAAGAAAAGATTATTTCAGAAAATTTGGCTTCAGTTTTTAAAAAGATGATTTCTTTTCGAAATATAATTGTGCATGAGTATTCTAAAGTTGACTTAGCAAAGGTTTATGATATTTTAATTTACGGCATTGACGATATAAATAAAATCCTTGATGAAATAATAAAATATGCAAAACTTTAA
- a CDS encoding DUF6470 family protein, translated as MQIARIQIHQTFAKVKLHQEHLKVRINQDRCWEEVNLGSTDYLVRKSAQQGYEQVLRYIQKTAENGNRLARIEDGGQPIIDICVEDAFPEYDYNVDFIPKSRPQIYFEGGKVYIDFEMGKVDVRV; from the coding sequence ATGCAAATCGCAAGGATTCAAATTCATCAAACTTTTGCTAAAGTAAAACTTCATCAAGAACATCTTAAAGTCAGAATAAACCAGGACAGGTGTTGGGAGGAAGTAAACCTTGGTTCAACAGATTACTTGGTACGCAAAAGTGCTCAGCAGGGATATGAACAGGTTTTAAGGTATATACAAAAGACAGCAGAAAATGGTAACAGGCTTGCAAGAATTGAAGATGGTGGTCAGCCTATAATTGATATCTGCGTTGAGGATGCCTTTCCAGAGTATGATTACAACGTGGATTTCATCCCTAAAAGCCGTCCGCAAATTTACTTTGAAGGTGGCAAGGTGTATATAGATTTTGAGATGGGCAAGGTTGATGTGAGGGTATGA
- a CDS encoding ATP-binding protein encodes MTITSSENILRILYSYNPWWREGYFPQDLSKPVKRMAYYRVFSLLNHPTIRRYIILSGARRVGKTTILYQIIESLLKDKVNPKKILYVSFDHPLFKLCSFDQILNLYELNVNQSEEAYIFLDEIQYATDWDRWLKVYYDTKPKWKVVATGSASPKLIEGVKESGVGRWTVVSVPTLSFYEFCEILGAEERPKDLPDFDLRELSNLNAHQISELVFLLMPLQKYFNRYLMVGGFPEFVFSEDWFLIQRILREDVVDKVIKRDIPSLFNVRNLTVLEKVFLYLCFNSSSVINISTISKQIENVSVTTIENYIHLLENANLIYRSFPIELGGKKILKAKPKIYISDPAIRNAVLMIDNLFIDSKELGITVESAVFKHVYNFYSEANAKIGYFRKSTDNQKEIDVVVEFPNGKSLIEVKFREDSKVSENDAIVELCQKEKDIISAVLITKKAEDFGRVELNTRVPIIKVPAFVFMYLFGRK; translated from the coding sequence TTGACCATTACTAGCTCAGAGAATATATTGAGAATTTTATACTCTTATAATCCCTGGTGGAGAGAAGGATATTTTCCACAAGATTTATCTAAACCTGTAAAGAGAATGGCATACTATAGAGTTTTTAGTCTGCTAAATCATCCAACCATCAGAAGATATATTATACTCTCAGGTGCACGTCGTGTAGGCAAAACAACCATATTATACCAAATAATAGAGTCACTTTTAAAGGATAAAGTAAATCCAAAAAAGATACTATACGTTTCGTTTGACCATCCTTTGTTTAAACTTTGTTCATTTGATCAAATTTTGAACCTTTATGAGTTGAATGTTAACCAGTCAGAGGAAGCTTATATATTTTTGGATGAAATTCAATACGCAACCGATTGGGACAGATGGTTAAAAGTATATTACGATACAAAACCGAAATGGAAAGTAGTTGCAACAGGTTCTGCTTCACCAAAACTTATTGAAGGAGTAAAGGAAAGCGGTGTTGGTCGGTGGACAGTCGTTTCTGTTCCAACTCTTTCGTTTTATGAGTTTTGCGAAATACTTGGTGCGGAGGAAAGACCTAAGGATTTACCAGATTTTGATTTAAGAGAGCTTTCAAATTTAAATGCCCATCAAATTTCTGAACTTGTCTTTTTGCTTATGCCTCTACAGAAATATTTCAACAGGTATTTGATGGTTGGGGGTTTTCCTGAATTTGTATTTTCAGAGGACTGGTTTTTAATTCAGAGAATCTTAAGAGAAGATGTTGTAGATAAAGTCATCAAAAGAGATATTCCTTCTCTATTTAATGTTAGAAACTTGACAGTATTAGAGAAAGTTTTCTTATATTTGTGCTTCAACTCTTCAAGTGTAATAAATATTTCGACCATCAGCAAACAAATTGAAAATGTATCAGTGACCACGATAGAAAATTATATTCATTTACTTGAAAATGCAAATTTGATTTACAGGAGTTTTCCAATCGAATTAGGTGGCAAAAAAATTTTGAAAGCAAAACCGAAAATATATATATCTGATCCAGCTATTAGAAATGCAGTTTTGATGATAGATAATCTCTTTATTGATAGCAAAGAACTTGGAATTACGGTCGAATCAGCAGTTTTTAAGCATGTATATAACTTTTACAGTGAAGCAAATGCAAAAATAGGCTATTTTAGAAAATCAACTGATAATCAAAAAGAAATTGACGTAGTTGTTGAGTTTCCAAATGGTAAGAGCTTAATTGAAGTGAAATTTAGAGAAGATAGCAAAGTTTCCGAAAATGACGCGATAGTAGAGTTGTGCCAAAAAGAAAAAGATATAATCTCAGCAGTGCTTATTACAAAAAAAGCAGAAGATTTTGGCAGAGTTGAGCTTAATACAAGAGTTCCAATTATAAAAGTTCCTGCGTTTGTGTTTATGTATTTGTTTGGAAGAAAATGA
- the hepT gene encoding type VII toxin-antitoxin system HepT family RNase toxin: MVKREIVTQKVENIKARLKKIRLFSDLTLEQFLEDGIAQDVVVFNLFLIVQNLIDIGNHIISDNSLGEPSSYSDIPIILKRAKILSENEMQIFKSMIQFRNIIAHEYGKIDLHIVYDIFKNKLADIELIVSKFIEYCGI, from the coding sequence ATGGTAAAAAGAGAGATTGTAACTCAAAAGGTTGAAAATATAAAAGCAAGATTAAAAAAAATTAGATTGTTTTCAGATCTTACATTAGAACAATTTTTAGAAGATGGAATAGCTCAAGATGTTGTAGTTTTCAATCTGTTTTTGATTGTCCAAAATCTTATTGACATAGGAAATCACATTATTTCAGATAACAGTTTAGGAGAACCTTCATCTTATAGCGATATTCCTATTATTTTAAAACGTGCAAAGATATTAAGTGAAAATGAGATGCAAATTTTTAAGTCTATGATTCAGTTTAGAAATATAATCGCTCATGAATATGGTAAAATAGATTTGCATATTGTATATGATATATTCAAGAACAAGTTAGCTGATATAGAGTTAATCGTGAGTAAGTTTATAGAATACTGTGGAATTTAA
- the fliW gene encoding flagellar assembly protein FliW, translating into MVVQKSVVRSRVFGELEVSEENIIFFEEGIPAFENLKKFVIVKEDQSPFYWLQSVEDKDIAFVIINPFEIKPDYEFDLPDEIVNKLEITSAEDVAVFCIVVIPEDVKQTRVNLKAPVIINVNKRKGMQYLLDDERYPLRYYLFENLNSNVQK; encoded by the coding sequence ATGGTGGTACAAAAGTCAGTTGTAAGATCAAGAGTTTTTGGCGAGCTTGAAGTCAGTGAAGAAAACATAATATTCTTTGAAGAGGGTATTCCTGCATTTGAGAATTTAAAGAAATTTGTCATCGTAAAAGAGGACCAAAGTCCATTTTACTGGCTTCAGTCAGTTGAAGACAAAGATATTGCTTTTGTAATAATCAATCCTTTTGAAATAAAGCCAGATTATGAATTTGATTTGCCAGATGAAATTGTAAATAAATTGGAAATAACTTCTGCTGAGGATGTTGCAGTTTTTTGTATCGTTGTTATTCCAGAAGATGTAAAACAAACAAGGGTAAACCTGAAAGCTCCGGTTATTATAAACGTGAACAAAAGAAAGGGAATGCAGTATCTTTTAGATGATGAAAGATATCCTCTAAGATATTACCTTTTTGAAAATTTAAATTCAAACGTGCAGAAATGA
- the flgM gene encoding flagellar biosynthesis anti-sigma factor FlgM: MRIEDRIRIFQIYSSSTKVNRVEKKKDVESTDKLEISCEARDFHAVLNAIKSTPDIREEKVNEIKSKIESGTYNVSAKDVVEKLIREYKQAKNGW; this comes from the coding sequence ATGAGGATAGAAGATAGAATCAGGATATTTCAAATCTACAGTAGCAGTACGAAAGTAAACAGGGTAGAGAAAAAGAAAGATGTAGAAAGCACTGATAAACTTGAAATCTCATGTGAAGCAAGAGACTTTCACGCAGTCCTGAATGCTATAAAGTCAACACCTGACATTCGAGAGGAAAAGGTAAATGAGATAAAAAGTAAAATTGAGTCAGGCACTTATAATGTAAGTGCCAAGGACGTCGTGGAAAAACTAATAAGGGAATATAAGCAAGCAAAAAACGGCTGGTAA
- the flgK gene encoding flagellar hook-associated protein FlgK has translation MSFYGLEIARTGIYVNRKGLEVTSHNVANASTPGYTRQVLNVKSIPPSNRVGIYDPKFQVGMGADVQSLVQIRDMFLDMQYRNEYSRQGEYEIKADNLNFIEAIFNEPSDTGLSAVIDQFFSSLQELSKNPESLTVRALVRQRAQALTDAIHKMYKQLEDLQSELNDQVYDKILEINSIASQIADLNQQIFVLELRGEKANDLRDQRNLLVDKLSKIIDTTAYEDKDGRFIVQIAGGETLVNHFTVYELETDKSKIMRKSGFDSNGLPTGFNPDDPLSQQNLYDVPGLFVVMWKDTGQVLNVKSGELKGLLDMRDGIGGLNEDIVVNGQPVDVPNKNSFTGIPYYLNRLNEFAQKLIEKFNELHTQGWSLNGQNTGINFFEPPVSQTFFYARYIKVSDAIMNDLNNIATTYDVNNLPGGNDLVVDMLRLRNDTSIFKEGRFEDFLKSLISNLGVDSQGAKNFAENQKVMVTQLDNRRQAVSGVSIDEEMTNLIKYQHGFQASARMINAFDEMLDVIVNRLGIVGR, from the coding sequence ATGTCTTTTTATGGTCTTGAGATTGCAAGAACAGGAATCTATGTAAATAGAAAAGGACTTGAGGTTACATCTCACAACGTTGCAAATGCCTCAACGCCAGGGTATACAAGGCAGGTTTTAAATGTAAAATCGATTCCCCCCTCAAATCGGGTTGGAATTTATGACCCGAAGTTTCAGGTGGGAATGGGTGCAGATGTCCAGAGCCTTGTTCAGATTAGAGATATGTTTTTGGATATGCAATATAGAAATGAATATTCGCGCCAGGGTGAGTATGAAATAAAGGCTGATAACTTAAATTTTATCGAAGCCATATTTAATGAGCCAAGCGATACAGGCTTGTCTGCTGTTATAGATCAATTTTTTTCAAGCTTGCAGGAACTATCAAAAAATCCTGAGAGCTTGACAGTTCGTGCGCTTGTGCGCCAGAGAGCTCAAGCTTTAACTGATGCAATACATAAGATGTACAAACAGCTTGAAGATTTGCAGAGCGAGCTAAATGACCAGGTATATGATAAAATTTTAGAAATAAACAGCATAGCTTCCCAGATTGCAGATTTAAACCAGCAGATATTTGTTTTAGAACTTCGAGGTGAAAAGGCAAACGACCTTCGCGACCAGCGAAATCTTCTTGTTGACAAGCTTTCAAAGATTATTGACACAACTGCTTATGAAGATAAAGATGGCAGATTCATTGTCCAGATAGCTGGTGGAGAGACTCTTGTAAATCACTTTACAGTCTATGAGCTTGAGACAGACAAATCAAAAATTATGAGAAAAAGTGGGTTTGACTCAAATGGTCTACCAACAGGATTCAATCCTGACGACCCGCTTTCACAGCAAAATCTTTACGATGTTCCAGGGCTTTTTGTTGTTATGTGGAAAGACACAGGGCAGGTTTTAAATGTAAAGTCTGGTGAGCTTAAAGGTCTTTTGGATATGCGAGATGGTATTGGTGGTCTGAATGAGGATATAGTTGTAAATGGTCAGCCTGTTGATGTTCCGAATAAAAATAGCTTTACAGGTATTCCGTATTATCTAAACAGGCTCAACGAGTTTGCACAAAAGCTTATCGAAAAATTCAATGAACTTCACACACAGGGCTGGTCACTCAATGGTCAAAATACAGGTATAAACTTCTTTGAGCCGCCTGTTAGTCAAACATTTTTCTATGCAAGATATATAAAAGTCTCTGATGCCATTATGAACGACCTTAACAATATTGCAACAACTTATGATGTAAATAATCTTCCAGGGGGAAATGACCTTGTTGTTGATATGTTGAGGCTAAGAAATGACACTTCAATTTTCAAGGAAGGAAGGTTTGAAGATTTTCTAAAGTCTTTAATTTCAAACCTTGGAGTTGACTCTCAGGGTGCAAAAAACTTTGCGGAAAACCAGAAAGTTATGGTCACCCAGCTTGACAACAGACGCCAGGCAGTATCAGGTGTTTCTATAGATGAAGAGATGACAAACTTGATTAAGTACCAGCATGGATTTCAGGCATCTGCCAGGATGATAAATGCATTTGATGAAATGCTGGATGTTATAGTAAATAGGCTTGGCATAGTTGGAAGATAG
- a CDS encoding IS1634-like element ISCsa8 family transposase, protein MFVKITNAGGYQYVRLVENYRENGKVKQRVLFNFGRLDLLKSDPAFKNIVKKLSDIVEKTTTGNTKAVTIESEEDVSDAVIKNWGYIVFRKLWEELEIDKFLKERATKGRKIKFDVDKVSFLMTIQRLIEPMSKLRTYHQRNKYFGFEEDIDLNQLYRCLDFLDSIKEDLETYLYQKNRDLFKMVVDVVFYDVTTIYFESCRADELKNFGFSKDNKINEVQVVLGLLVDKEGRPIGYELFPGNTIDSKTMVKILRKLKEKFSIDKIVIVADKGLNSRLNLKMIKEAGYDYIVASRLKNASKEVLDEVFEQEGYKRLDGKSCLNAEEIYGDEFKYKVLERTNVIKDEEGKEFKIEERLIITYSSKRAKKDKEDRERLVSKAKELLENKGSITALEKKGARKYLKKKSKSEEYVLDEEAIKRDEKFDGYYAIQTSKKDMDVEEVLGAYHDLWKIEQSFRVMKSCLEVRPIYHFTESRIKGHFVICFLAFLLQRTLEYILRKKGKGISSEGIMEAIDSMNFIEIEIKGKKYLIKQRTEGGAGDILNVMKIKGPKNFITYEEGLEFIGISK, encoded by the coding sequence ATGTTTGTCAAAATAACTAATGCTGGCGGTTACCAGTATGTTAGATTAGTCGAAAACTATCGTGAAAATGGCAAGGTAAAACAAAGAGTGTTATTTAATTTTGGTAGACTTGATCTTCTCAAAAGTGATCCTGCTTTTAAAAACATTGTAAAAAAACTATCCGACATTGTTGAAAAAACAACTACTGGGAATACAAAAGCTGTTACTATTGAATCTGAAGAGGATGTATCGGATGCAGTTATAAAAAATTGGGGATACATTGTATTCAGAAAGTTATGGGAAGAACTTGAAATAGATAAGTTTTTAAAAGAGAGAGCAACAAAAGGGAGAAAGATAAAATTTGATGTAGACAAAGTAAGTTTTTTAATGACCATACAGAGATTGATAGAACCTATGAGCAAACTAAGAACTTATCATCAGAGAAATAAATATTTTGGATTTGAAGAGGATATAGATTTAAATCAGTTGTACAGGTGTTTAGATTTTCTTGACAGTATAAAAGAAGATTTAGAGACGTATCTGTATCAGAAAAATAGGGATTTATTTAAGATGGTAGTTGATGTAGTTTTTTATGACGTGACGACAATATACTTTGAGAGTTGTAGAGCCGATGAACTTAAAAATTTTGGTTTTAGCAAAGACAACAAGATAAATGAAGTACAGGTTGTGTTAGGGCTTTTGGTAGACAAAGAAGGCAGGCCGATAGGTTATGAACTTTTTCCTGGCAATACAATAGATAGCAAGACAATGGTAAAGATACTGAGGAAACTGAAGGAAAAATTTAGTATAGATAAGATAGTGATAGTAGCAGACAAAGGGCTCAACAGCAGATTAAATTTAAAGATGATAAAAGAAGCGGGATACGATTATATAGTAGCAAGCAGATTAAAGAATGCAAGTAAAGAAGTTTTAGATGAAGTATTTGAGCAAGAAGGATATAAAAGGCTTGATGGAAAAAGTTGTTTGAATGCTGAAGAAATTTATGGGGATGAATTCAAATATAAGGTATTGGAAAGAACAAATGTTATCAAGGATGAAGAGGGTAAAGAGTTTAAAATAGAAGAGAGACTGATAATAACGTATTCAAGCAAGAGAGCTAAGAAAGACAAAGAAGACAGAGAGAGATTGGTATCAAAAGCCAAAGAGCTTTTAGAGAACAAAGGAAGTATAACAGCCTTAGAGAAAAAAGGTGCGAGGAAATATTTGAAGAAGAAATCAAAGTCAGAAGAATATGTATTGGATGAGGAAGCGATAAAACGAGATGAGAAGTTTGACGGTTACTATGCAATACAAACGAGCAAAAAGGATATGGATGTAGAAGAAGTTTTAGGAGCATATCACGATTTATGGAAGATAGAACAGTCATTCAGAGTAATGAAAAGCTGTTTAGAAGTACGACCGATATATCACTTTACAGAAAGCAGAATAAAAGGACATTTTGTGATATGTTTTTTGGCATTTTTATTACAGAGGACATTGGAATATATTTTGAGGAAAAAAGGTAAAGGAATAAGTAGTGAAGGGATAATGGAAGCAATAGATTCAATGAATTTTATTGAAATAGAGATAAAAGGGAAGAAATATTTGATAAAGCAAAGGACAGAAGGAGGAGCTGGAGATATACTGAATGTGATGAAGATAAAGGGGCCGAAAAATTTCATCACATATGAGGAAGGCTTAGAATTTATTGGTATTAGCAAATGA
- the csrA gene encoding carbon storage regulator CsrA, whose protein sequence is MLVLSRKEGDQILIGEDIIIKVISIEKDCVKLGIDAPKNVKVLRYELLQEVKNENVEALQGKERFIRIKDLKGLFKDGER, encoded by the coding sequence ATGCTTGTTCTTTCCCGAAAAGAAGGTGACCAGATTTTAATTGGAGAGGATATAATAATAAAAGTTATAAGTATAGAAAAAGACTGTGTAAAACTTGGGATAGATGCTCCAAAAAATGTAAAGGTTTTACGATATGAGCTGCTTCAAGAAGTCAAAAACGAAAATGTTGAAGCGTTGCAGGGTAAAGAGAGGTTTATTAGAATCAAGGATTTGAAAGGGCTTTTCAAAGATGGTGAAAGATGA
- a CDS encoding flagellar protein FlgN, translating to MNQDVNSIIEILEKEHNILKEILELCHSKTKFIVENNISALIGQATIEKQKAEEINKLEDLRQGLIAKISNGKSIEITSLDNLVEFCEGKQKQKLIDIKNSISKVVSEIKRVNDLNLRLIQSSLEYIDFMTNLISSYFTDDTTYQKDGQNKITKKNLFDVKL from the coding sequence ATGAATCAAGATGTAAATAGCATAATTGAAATTTTAGAGAAAGAACACAATATTCTAAAAGAAATACTTGAACTTTGCCACTCCAAAACAAAGTTCATAGTTGAAAACAACATATCAGCCCTCATAGGGCAGGCGACTATTGAGAAGCAAAAAGCAGAGGAGATAAACAAGTTAGAAGATTTAAGACAAGGCTTGATTGCTAAGATATCAAATGGAAAGAGTATAGAAATCACATCACTTGATAACTTGGTAGAATTTTGTGAAGGTAAGCAGAAACAGAAGTTAATTGACATAAAAAATTCTATCAGTAAGGTTGTCAGCGAAATAAAGCGTGTAAATGATCTCAATTTGAGGCTTATTCAAAGCTCACTTGAGTATATCGATTTTATGACAAATTTAATCTCTTCCTATTTCACCGACGACACTACTTACCAAAAAGATGGTCAGAATAAAATAACAAAAAAGAATTTGTTTGATGTGAAGCTTTAA